The Polyangiaceae bacterium genome includes a region encoding these proteins:
- a CDS encoding ABC transporter ATP-binding protein codes for MDITLEKVEKSFTGRDGKHTALAGVSLGIPSGAFVCLLGPSGCGKTTVLNLIAGFETPDSGEVRVDGKRVEGPGPDRVVMFQDPALFPWLSVAENVAFPLQRQKLSAAERAERVDEALRVVHLYKFRHAQPHELSGGMRARAAIARALVMEPRVMLMDEPFAALDAQTRELLQQELERVWQRTKATVVFVTHDNREAVRLATTVVVMGTRPGTVKLEVEVEQDLPRPRDPLDRNVNLLVTRVQRTLQSEIEKIAREESDDRPAPASRRGRDEPDMGRDI; via the coding sequence ATGGACATCACCCTCGAAAAGGTGGAGAAGTCCTTCACGGGGCGAGATGGCAAGCACACCGCGCTGGCCGGCGTGAGCCTCGGCATCCCGAGCGGCGCGTTCGTGTGCCTGCTCGGCCCCTCCGGCTGCGGCAAGACGACGGTGCTCAATCTGATCGCCGGCTTCGAGACCCCGGACAGCGGGGAGGTCCGCGTGGACGGCAAGCGGGTCGAGGGGCCCGGTCCGGACCGGGTGGTGATGTTCCAGGATCCCGCGCTCTTCCCCTGGCTCAGCGTGGCGGAGAACGTCGCCTTCCCGCTCCAACGCCAGAAACTCAGCGCGGCTGAGCGCGCCGAGCGCGTGGACGAAGCGCTGCGCGTGGTCCATCTCTACAAGTTCAGGCACGCTCAGCCGCACGAGCTTTCCGGCGGCATGCGTGCCCGGGCCGCCATCGCCCGGGCTCTGGTGATGGAACCTCGGGTGATGCTGATGGACGAGCCGTTCGCTGCGCTCGACGCTCAGACCCGCGAGCTGCTCCAGCAGGAGCTCGAACGAGTCTGGCAGCGCACCAAGGCGACAGTCGTGTTCGTGACCCACGACAACCGTGAAGCCGTGCGCCTTGCCACGACGGTGGTGGTGATGGGCACACGCCCCGGGACGGTGAAGCTCGAGGTGGAGGTCGAACAGGACCTGCCGCGCCCGCGGGACCCTCTCGACCGGAACGTGAACCTGCTCGTCACCCGAGTGCAGCGCACCCTGCAGAGCGAGATCGAGAAGATCGCGCGCGAAGAGAGCGACGACCGCCCGGCGCCGGCCTCCCGCCGCGGGCGCGACGAGCCGGACATGGGGCGGGACATCTGA
- a CDS encoding biopolymer transporter ExbD: MSEKPLSRFEQPISVPGRRLLHHIPLHFVTKKVLGGGQRASNHEIPLIPFIDFLLCIVLFLLASFSATGELPVDKNVQLPKAENVLDMTEAPMVAITGTQILVDGVPAGNTRAIEEANRLQRIDELFNILKNKRELWKQINPGKEFPGVAILQVDKKVPALVVKSVFQTAAFAGYPNISFMVGRLGGPGGEGGGH, encoded by the coding sequence ATGTCGGAAAAACCCCTTTCCCGATTCGAGCAGCCGATCAGCGTGCCGGGGCGCAGGCTCCTGCACCACATCCCGCTGCACTTCGTCACCAAGAAGGTGCTGGGCGGCGGGCAACGCGCTTCGAACCACGAGATCCCGCTGATCCCGTTCATCGACTTCTTGCTCTGCATCGTGCTCTTCCTGCTCGCGAGCTTCTCCGCCACAGGCGAGTTGCCCGTGGACAAGAACGTGCAGCTGCCGAAGGCCGAGAACGTGCTCGACATGACCGAGGCGCCCATGGTGGCCATCACCGGCACGCAGATCCTGGTCGACGGCGTGCCGGCCGGAAACACTCGCGCCATCGAGGAGGCGAACCGCCTCCAGCGCATCGACGAGCTGTTCAACATCCTGAAGAACAAGCGGGAGCTCTGGAAGCAGATCAACCCGGGCAAGGAGTTCCCGGGCGTCGCCATCCTGCAAGTGGACAAGAAGGTCCCTGCGCTGGTCGTCAAGAGCGTGTTCCAGACCGCTGCGTTCGCGGGTTACCCGAACATCAGCTTCATGGTGGGTCGTCTGGGTGGTCCGGGCGGCGAGGGCGGCGGGCACTGA
- a CDS encoding biopolymer transporter ExbD has protein sequence MAGIDVGGGHGKGRATNHEIPLIPFIDFLLCLVAFLLVTAVWSQMARINADARVPGPPKPDEEIEKQQKEKQLHVEMRGERKFQLVWKEGSTVVNTIDVERKPVKVGEETQFPDLAKKITEEWTANGSHRAPTDNKLDQAVLHCDNSTQFSDVIAVIDAIYSPQREWQGGGAVKKIPAFNVTFAVN, from the coding sequence ATGGCTGGTATCGATGTGGGTGGTGGACACGGCAAGGGCCGCGCCACGAATCACGAGATCCCGCTGATCCCGTTCATCGACTTCCTCTTGTGCCTCGTGGCGTTCTTGCTGGTGACGGCCGTCTGGTCGCAGATGGCCCGCATCAACGCCGACGCCCGAGTGCCCGGCCCCCCCAAGCCGGACGAGGAAATCGAGAAGCAGCAGAAGGAAAAGCAGCTGCACGTGGAGATGCGCGGCGAGCGGAAGTTCCAGCTCGTCTGGAAAGAGGGCAGCACGGTCGTCAACACCATCGACGTCGAGCGCAAGCCGGTGAAGGTCGGTGAGGAGACCCAGTTCCCCGACCTCGCCAAGAAGATCACCGAAGAGTGGACCGCCAACGGCAGCCACCGCGCGCCCACGGACAACAAGCTCGATCAAGCGGTGCTGCACTGCGACAACTCCACGCAGTTCTCCGACGTGATCGCGGTGATCGACGCCATCTACTCACCCCAGCGGGAGTGGCAGGGCGGCGGCGCCGTCAAGAAGATCCCTGCCTTCAACGTCACCTTCGCGGTGAACTGA
- a CDS encoding MotA/TolQ/ExbB proton channel family protein, with amino-acid sequence MSKMWHHYQAGGWAMWIILFWLICSITVIAERAVYLYGASINKEVFLATMQKCILAGDVAKAVKMASAANAPLARIVQSGLVKVNRPDEEVQAAMDEAALREMPKINRRTGYLALFANLAMLSGLFGTIVGLIKAFGAVGGESVDPSQKARILAEGISEAMNCTAFGLIAAIIALMGFAFLNGKTQALEDDINEASVQVLNLVVANRQKVSLQGLEQAA; translated from the coding sequence ATGTCGAAAATGTGGCACCACTACCAGGCCGGCGGATGGGCGATGTGGATCATCCTCTTCTGGCTGATCTGCAGCATCACCGTCATCGCCGAGCGCGCCGTCTATCTCTACGGAGCCTCCATCAACAAGGAGGTGTTCCTCGCCACCATGCAGAAGTGCATCTTGGCCGGTGACGTCGCCAAGGCAGTGAAGATGGCGTCGGCTGCCAACGCGCCCCTGGCGCGCATCGTCCAGTCCGGGCTCGTGAAGGTGAACCGTCCCGACGAAGAAGTGCAGGCCGCCATGGATGAAGCGGCCCTGCGCGAAATGCCCAAGATCAATCGGCGTACCGGCTATCTCGCCCTGTTTGCCAACCTCGCGATGCTCTCGGGCCTCTTCGGCACGATCGTCGGCCTGATCAAGGCGTTCGGCGCGGTCGGTGGCGAGTCGGTCGATCCGAGCCAGAAGGCGCGCATCCTCGCGGAAGGTATCTCCGAAGCGATGAACTGCACGGCCTTCGGTCTGATCGCGGCCATCATCGCGCTCATGGGCTTCGCCTTCCTGAACGGCAAGACCCAGGCGCTCGAGGACGACATCAACGAGGCTTCGGTGCAGGTGCTCAACCTGGTCGTCGCGAACCGCCAGAAGGTCAGCCTGCAGGGTCTGGAGCAGGCGGCCTGA
- a CDS encoding MotA/TolQ/ExbB proton channel family protein produces the protein MVEAFKHNPTFMVLNLICSAIVLTIVVERFAFQMTRYRVNSKEFFAQVKKLVTAGNIDRAIKLCEASDFPILQLVKAGLTMANKSPDEIDASLSEKLSELKPQAEKRVGALWSLANIATLIGLLGTVSGLIATFAAIAAPGLSQSDKQRMLSNGIAEAMYNTALGLGIAVFCMITHIILHTRAKAIQHDLEATMERTFNLLTIQQRPGQF, from the coding sequence TTGGTCGAGGCTTTCAAGCACAACCCGACCTTCATGGTGCTCAACCTCATCTGTTCCGCGATCGTCCTCACGATCGTGGTCGAGAGGTTCGCCTTCCAGATGACGCGCTACCGCGTAAACTCCAAGGAGTTCTTCGCCCAGGTGAAGAAGCTCGTCACCGCGGGCAACATCGACCGCGCGATCAAGCTCTGCGAGGCCAGTGACTTCCCGATTCTCCAGCTGGTGAAGGCGGGTCTCACGATGGCCAACAAGAGCCCGGACGAGATCGACGCCTCGCTCAGCGAGAAGCTCTCCGAGCTCAAGCCCCAGGCGGAGAAGCGAGTCGGCGCGCTGTGGTCGCTCGCGAACATCGCGACCCTGATCGGCTTGCTCGGCACGGTGAGCGGCCTGATCGCGACGTTCGCCGCCATCGCGGCCCCCGGCCTGTCGCAGTCCGACAAGCAGCGCATGCTGTCCAACGGCATCGCCGAAGCCATGTACAACACCGCGCTCGGCCTCGGCATCGCGGTGTTCTGCATGATCACCCACATCATCCTGCACACGCGCGCCAAGGCGATTCAGCACGATCTCGAGGCGACCATGGAGCGCACCTTCAACCTGCTGACGATTCAGCAGCGACCGGGTCAGTTCTGA
- a CDS encoding biopolymer transporter ExbD, producing MEGQSISLTASQRGKIRRLSQPRELSPDEEGGELNIVPFLDIIMNVLIFVLATIAVTFTATIDTTPPASQSGGVRQSVESTALNLTIFIVNEGFSLKASGGNIAPGCEGAGAGITIPKKGNQYDFESLNTCAARLKKASPEFDDETQVFITANPGTDYQTIIQVLDAVRATPQGESLFTDANFKVPR from the coding sequence ATGGAAGGACAGAGCATTTCGCTCACGGCATCTCAGCGCGGCAAGATCCGTCGCCTGAGCCAGCCTCGAGAGCTGTCGCCGGACGAAGAGGGCGGCGAGCTCAACATCGTTCCGTTCCTCGACATCATCATGAACGTGCTGATCTTCGTGCTCGCGACGATCGCCGTCACGTTCACGGCCACCATCGACACCACCCCGCCCGCGTCTCAGTCGGGCGGTGTGCGCCAGTCGGTCGAGAGCACGGCGCTCAACCTGACCATCTTCATCGTGAACGAAGGCTTCTCGCTCAAGGCCTCGGGCGGCAACATCGCGCCGGGCTGCGAAGGCGCGGGGGCCGGCATCACCATCCCGAAGAAGGGCAACCAGTACGACTTCGAGTCGTTGAACACCTGCGCCGCGCGCTTGAAGAAGGCCTCGCCGGAGTTCGACGACGAGACGCAGGTCTTCATCACGGCCAACCCGGGTACCGACTACCAGACCATCATCCAGGTCCTCGACGCGGTCCGCGCGACGCCGCAGGGTGAGTCCCTGTTCACGGACGCCAACTTCAAGGTGCCGCGGTGA
- a CDS encoding biopolymer transporter ExbD: protein MSQPNQPYRSQPPKAKASVVRYKAELRKAVRRNAAEPEINFLNITAMLDIMTIILVFLLKSLGESSASIPQSDDLRMPVSNVKTQPSEEGVVVTVSKTQIMVGDNRVLTLPNRESMAQTGVGARYKRSGPNDMYIVPLGEALKSARRTDKLIRQAKGLDPASSEAIIVADKTTPYRLLIEVLFTLGQSEFGKYHMMVVQGSGSGG, encoded by the coding sequence GTGAGCCAGCCCAACCAGCCGTATCGCTCGCAGCCGCCCAAGGCCAAGGCCTCGGTCGTCCGCTACAAGGCCGAGCTCCGCAAGGCGGTCCGGCGGAACGCCGCCGAGCCCGAGATCAACTTCCTCAACATCACCGCGATGCTCGACATCATGACGATCATCCTGGTGTTCTTGTTGAAGAGCCTGGGCGAGTCGAGCGCGAGCATTCCCCAGAGCGACGACCTCCGGATGCCGGTGTCGAACGTCAAGACCCAGCCCTCCGAGGAGGGCGTGGTGGTCACCGTCTCCAAGACGCAGATCATGGTGGGCGACAACCGCGTCCTCACCCTGCCCAACCGCGAGAGCATGGCCCAAACCGGCGTCGGCGCCCGCTACAAGCGCAGCGGCCCGAACGACATGTACATCGTGCCGCTCGGCGAGGCGCTCAAGAGCGCTCGGCGCACCGACAAGCTGATTCGCCAGGCGAAGGGCCTCGACCCCGCCTCGTCCGAAGCCATCATCGTCGCCGACAAGACCACGCCCTACCGCCTGCTGATCGAGGTCCTGTTCACGCTCGGGCAGAGCGAGTTCGGCAAGTACCACATGATGGTGGTCCAGGGCTCGGGCAGCGGGGGCTGA
- a CDS encoding sodium/proton-translocating pyrophosphatase: MFALILPRWLVGGDVLGAELHRLSGALTRAAEAFLAQEFRLTALVVGVLGPVAFALYATLLNPGAGLGSLETGFWAAVGMALGAANACLVARVGTGLAVRASLRALAAAQHSLDRALVVSVRTGGAIGLFVESVGLIALALVFGLLFAMKGGLRIPADEAAALARAIALLLPSYALGVAAAALVIQRGGATYHTAGDVAADLAGERDAGLEHDDARNPAVIADLVGDHVGKAAGRAVDLLLTATAGNVTALVIGLSVLEASRGRGVHGALALALFPLVARAFGVVASAFGVMVVRTDDQGSPTSALWRGQLTTAIISLSGVLGAALWLVGEPGYLGLFWSGVFGLLAATTAAHLARLQIDRRVGPLKELVEMQRVGEAPGVTFALATGLASAALPIVALGLATTAAWYVGVSTGIPAGGLLGALTALMTMSASGPYLLALATFGPVADGARGVSGMTSPPEDAERRASRLDDTGFSASTASQAYLIVTGGLTAVLAASALPVSFARHGTAPALVDLLSPAVAMSGALGLGAVLAYAGSAARAGTRGARGVAQEVERQLRGFPRDKGRPRIPADFTPSYRTCVELTARAALRELVLPVGLALGTPVVLGVALSVLFRSVDRAVPGQALAAFVLVAGLTGMATALAVDSTKCALGAARRAARRNAVSGGFESALAGDAVADVLGNSAGPAAQLLIKAIAIAALVVAPFLAT, translated from the coding sequence GTGTTTGCGCTGATTCTGCCGCGCTGGCTGGTCGGCGGCGACGTGCTCGGAGCAGAGCTGCATCGGCTGAGCGGAGCGCTGACGCGAGCGGCGGAGGCGTTCTTGGCCCAGGAGTTCCGGCTCACGGCGCTGGTCGTAGGCGTGCTCGGGCCGGTGGCGTTCGCGCTCTACGCGACTCTGTTGAACCCGGGAGCGGGGCTCGGGAGCCTGGAGACCGGCTTCTGGGCAGCGGTGGGGATGGCGCTGGGAGCGGCGAACGCCTGCCTGGTGGCGCGAGTGGGCACCGGGCTCGCGGTGCGAGCGAGCCTGCGCGCGCTCGCCGCCGCCCAGCACAGTCTCGACCGCGCGCTCGTCGTCTCCGTTCGCACCGGCGGCGCCATCGGCCTCTTCGTGGAGTCCGTGGGCCTGATCGCGCTAGCGTTGGTGTTCGGCCTCTTGTTCGCGATGAAAGGCGGGCTCCGCATTCCGGCGGACGAAGCAGCCGCCCTCGCACGCGCCATCGCGTTGCTCTTGCCGAGCTACGCGCTCGGAGTCGCCGCTGCGGCGCTGGTGATCCAGCGTGGGGGAGCGACCTATCACACGGCGGGTGACGTCGCGGCGGATCTCGCCGGAGAGCGCGACGCAGGGCTGGAGCACGACGACGCCAGAAATCCCGCTGTGATCGCCGATCTGGTCGGCGATCACGTCGGGAAGGCCGCGGGTCGCGCCGTCGACCTCTTGCTGACGGCCACCGCGGGCAACGTCACCGCGCTGGTGATCGGCCTCAGCGTGCTCGAGGCATCGAGAGGCCGCGGTGTCCACGGAGCGCTGGCGCTCGCGCTGTTCCCGCTGGTAGCGCGCGCGTTCGGGGTCGTCGCGAGTGCCTTCGGCGTGATGGTGGTGCGCACGGACGACCAGGGCAGCCCGACGTCGGCGCTCTGGCGCGGGCAGCTCACGACCGCCATCATCTCCCTCTCCGGCGTGCTGGGTGCAGCGCTCTGGCTGGTCGGCGAGCCCGGATACCTGGGCCTGTTCTGGTCGGGCGTGTTCGGGCTTCTGGCAGCGACCACCGCGGCCCACCTGGCGCGGTTGCAGATCGATCGCCGCGTGGGTCCGCTCAAAGAGCTGGTCGAGATGCAGCGCGTGGGAGAAGCCCCCGGCGTCACCTTTGCCCTGGCCACCGGCCTCGCCTCGGCCGCTCTGCCCATCGTCGCGCTGGGGCTGGCGACGACCGCCGCGTGGTACGTGGGCGTCTCGACCGGCATCCCGGCAGGAGGGCTGCTCGGTGCGCTGACCGCGCTGATGACGATGTCGGCGTCGGGCCCCTACCTGCTCGCTCTGGCGACCTTCGGTCCGGTCGCGGACGGAGCCCGCGGGGTGTCCGGCATGACCTCACCGCCCGAAGACGCCGAGCGACGAGCCTCGCGCCTCGACGACACCGGCTTCTCCGCCTCGACGGCTTCCCAGGCCTACTTGATCGTCACCGGCGGTTTGACGGCGGTGCTGGCGGCGAGCGCGCTGCCCGTATCGTTCGCCCGTCACGGCACGGCGCCGGCGCTGGTGGACCTGCTCTCGCCGGCGGTGGCCATGAGCGGCGCGTTGGGGCTCGGGGCCGTGCTCGCCTACGCCGGCAGCGCGGCCCGCGCCGGCACGCGCGGCGCCCGCGGCGTGGCCCAAGAGGTCGAGCGCCAGCTACGCGGCTTCCCCCGCGACAAGGGCCGCCCGAGGATCCCCGCCGATTTCACGCCGAGCTATCGCACCTGCGTCGAGCTGACCGCGCGGGCGGCCCTGCGCGAGCTCGTGCTGCCGGTCGGCCTCGCGCTCGGGACGCCCGTCGTGCTCGGAGTGGCACTCTCGGTGCTGTTCCGCTCGGTGGACCGGGCGGTGCCCGGCCAGGCTCTGGCGGCGTTCGTGCTCGTCGCGGGCTTGACCGGCATGGCCACGGCGCTTGCGGTGGACTCCACCAAGTGTGCGCTCGGCGCCGCCCGCCGAGCCGCGCGGCGCAACGCCGTGTCCGGCGGCTTCGAGTCGGCGCTCGCCGGTGACGCCGTCGCGGACGTGCTCGGCAACTCGGCGGGGCCCGCTGCCCAGCTCCTGATCAAGGCCATCGCGATCGCCGCGCTGGTCGTCGCCCCATTCTTGGCAACCTGA
- a CDS encoding SNF2 helicase associated domain-containing protein, with protein MSSLADALSTLSDRGLRRLLGARTFLRGLDYEKRKVVEEVGVSESTATGRVKGSDPEPYEVTIRLGGEGITSQCTCPAFQKTGQHCKHVAALLITVRNQARAALPRREPQPGGQQQQQQQPHAHLGGPAQQQPPPGESKSSRRRDRRRRAQQQQHVVPPGFSPPPSPDASARATGLGAWLAPEGATRPQNLEFRVHVRQGGLTVTVLDTEARVPLLPSVALSWQALSPTPDRGALRVLSRFESGNPRHPAVDIRGEDAAELLPLLKDRRVLLEPALMQLRFGNEPLKPRFDLEMVGSDTIVAKCTFERSGDGRRFALTSGGWFEGAPGWHIDTNEGVARPIDHRVSPAALRRLLRSPTIAEPASELIGLIVQGLPRVAGEIGAELPDLSQVADVIDLTPTFRLRAGGGITEAHVYLKAAYRELEVEVRADGISPPVIVLPPAEGQKRATCIRTDIAAQQDAVQRLLDLGLSPDESGEAFIAEGSKAIQFWSDGVAALPEEWDLYVPEELVGTTVRNKTVTMNARVSSGVDWLAVKIVYQSDGVGVERDELIRCLREGKKYVRLSDNTYAEIDPDKVQAMIDREVELLAAAGKNGKLPLSQAGRIQELLEHAADVNVAPAAKALFEKLANIDEIKAAKKPRNLKAVLRPYQEQGLSWLRFIHDIGSGGVLADDMGLGKTVQTIALLLLLKQEKKEHALRALIVAPTSVVPNWMREIERFGPALTTALWHGAGRKDQMDELESANVIITSYALLRRDIDLLKKLDLDYAILDEAQNIKNPLSATAAAARDLGARRRLALTGTPIENRLSEIWSIFDFVSPGLLGPLNKFEERYGRPIDQGDSKAAARLRASIHPFILRRTKNEVAKDLPPKIEIDKVVDLAPDQRAIYLQVLREVRAQVLGEVERQGVAKSQLHILAGLTKLRQAACDPRLLGLPREFSHDDSGKLAALRELVEEVDSGGHKVLVFSQFVSMLKLVRDALDEDKIRYEYLDGSTVDRAERVDNFQNDPTIPVFLISLKAGGSGLNLTAADTVIHFDPWWNPAVEDQASDRAHRIGQKKVVTIYRLVAAGTIEEKILQLKQKKKDLVAAVLTEDSGGAKKLTKEDIDDLFKLD; from the coding sequence GTGTCGTCCCTAGCTGACGCTCTCTCCACGCTCTCCGATCGCGGCCTCCGGCGCTTGCTCGGCGCCCGCACCTTCTTGCGAGGTCTCGACTACGAGAAACGCAAAGTGGTCGAGGAGGTCGGCGTGAGCGAGTCCACCGCGACCGGCAGGGTGAAGGGCTCGGACCCGGAGCCCTACGAAGTGACGATTCGCCTCGGCGGCGAGGGCATCACCTCGCAGTGCACCTGCCCGGCGTTCCAGAAGACCGGCCAGCACTGCAAGCACGTCGCCGCGCTGCTGATCACGGTGCGCAACCAAGCTCGAGCGGCCCTGCCTCGGCGCGAGCCGCAGCCCGGCGGGCAGCAACAGCAGCAGCAACAGCCGCACGCCCACCTCGGCGGGCCGGCCCAGCAACAACCGCCGCCGGGCGAGAGCAAGTCCAGCCGGCGGCGCGATCGCCGCCGGCGCGCGCAGCAGCAGCAGCACGTCGTCCCGCCGGGGTTCTCTCCTCCTCCCTCGCCGGACGCCAGCGCCCGCGCCACGGGGCTCGGGGCCTGGCTCGCGCCGGAGGGCGCCACCCGCCCCCAGAACCTCGAGTTCCGCGTCCACGTTCGGCAGGGCGGACTGACGGTCACGGTGCTCGACACCGAAGCGCGTGTGCCGCTCTTGCCCAGCGTCGCGCTGAGCTGGCAGGCGCTGTCGCCCACGCCGGACCGCGGCGCGCTGCGCGTGCTCTCTCGCTTCGAGAGCGGCAATCCCCGTCACCCCGCGGTGGACATCCGCGGCGAAGACGCCGCCGAGCTCTTGCCGCTGCTCAAGGACCGCCGCGTCCTGCTCGAGCCCGCGTTGATGCAGCTCCGCTTCGGCAACGAGCCGCTCAAGCCCCGCTTCGATCTCGAGATGGTCGGCAGCGACACCATCGTCGCCAAGTGCACCTTCGAGCGTTCGGGTGACGGCCGGCGCTTCGCGCTGACCAGCGGCGGTTGGTTCGAAGGCGCTCCGGGCTGGCACATCGACACCAACGAGGGCGTCGCCCGCCCCATCGACCACCGAGTGTCACCCGCGGCGCTCAGGCGCTTGCTCAGGAGCCCCACCATCGCCGAGCCCGCCAGCGAGCTGATCGGGCTGATCGTCCAGGGCTTGCCCCGCGTCGCCGGCGAGATCGGCGCCGAGCTGCCGGATCTCTCGCAGGTGGCCGACGTGATCGACCTGACCCCGACCTTCCGCTTGCGCGCCGGCGGCGGCATCACCGAGGCGCACGTGTACCTGAAGGCCGCCTACCGGGAGCTGGAGGTCGAGGTCCGCGCCGACGGCATCTCTCCGCCGGTGATCGTGCTGCCGCCCGCCGAAGGCCAGAAGCGCGCGACCTGCATCCGCACCGACATCGCCGCCCAGCAGGACGCGGTGCAGCGCCTCTTGGATCTGGGCCTCTCCCCGGACGAGAGCGGTGAAGCGTTCATCGCCGAGGGATCCAAGGCCATCCAGTTCTGGTCGGACGGAGTCGCCGCGCTGCCGGAGGAGTGGGACCTGTACGTGCCCGAGGAGCTGGTGGGAACCACCGTCCGCAACAAGACCGTGACCATGAACGCGCGCGTCTCGAGCGGCGTCGACTGGCTCGCCGTGAAGATCGTCTACCAGAGCGACGGCGTCGGCGTGGAGCGCGACGAGCTGATCCGCTGCCTGCGCGAGGGTAAGAAATACGTCCGGCTGTCGGACAATACCTATGCGGAGATCGACCCGGACAAGGTCCAGGCGATGATCGACCGGGAGGTCGAGCTCCTGGCCGCGGCCGGAAAGAACGGCAAGCTGCCGCTCTCGCAGGCGGGACGCATCCAGGAGCTGCTCGAGCACGCCGCCGACGTCAATGTGGCGCCGGCTGCCAAGGCCTTGTTCGAGAAGCTCGCCAACATCGACGAGATCAAGGCCGCGAAGAAGCCGCGAAACCTGAAGGCCGTGTTGCGCCCCTACCAGGAGCAGGGCCTGTCGTGGCTGCGCTTCATCCACGACATCGGCTCCGGCGGCGTCTTGGCCGACGACATGGGTCTGGGCAAGACCGTCCAGACCATCGCGCTCCTGCTCTTGCTGAAGCAGGAGAAGAAGGAGCATGCGCTCCGCGCGCTGATCGTCGCGCCGACCAGCGTGGTGCCCAACTGGATGCGCGAGATCGAGCGCTTCGGCCCGGCGCTCACCACCGCGCTCTGGCACGGCGCCGGCCGCAAGGACCAGATGGACGAGCTCGAGAGCGCCAACGTCATCATCACCAGCTACGCGCTCCTGCGTCGCGACATCGACCTCTTGAAGAAGCTCGATCTCGACTACGCCATCCTGGACGAGGCCCAGAACATCAAGAACCCGTTGTCGGCCACCGCCGCCGCCGCTCGCGATCTAGGCGCCAGGCGCAGGCTGGCGCTGACCGGTACGCCCATCGAGAACCGGCTGAGCGAGATCTGGAGCATCTTCGACTTCGTGAGCCCGGGGCTGCTCGGGCCCTTGAACAAGTTCGAGGAGCGCTACGGCCGGCCCATCGATCAGGGCGACTCCAAGGCCGCCGCCCGCCTGCGCGCCAGCATTCACCCGTTCATCCTGCGCCGCACGAAGAACGAGGTCGCCAAGGACCTGCCGCCGAAGATCGAGATCGACAAGGTCGTCGATTTGGCGCCCGACCAGCGGGCCATCTACCTCCAGGTGCTGCGCGAGGTCCGCGCCCAGGTCCTGGGCGAGGTCGAGCGCCAGGGCGTCGCCAAGAGCCAGCTCCACATCCTGGCGGGCCTGACCAAGCTCAGGCAGGCCGCCTGCGATCCGCGCCTGCTCGGCCTACCGCGCGAGTTTTCCCACGACGACAGCGGCAAGTTGGCAGCCTTGCGCGAGCTGGTCGAAGAGGTCGACAGCGGCGGGCACAAGGTGCTGGTCTTCAGTCAGTTCGTCAGCATGCTGAAGCTCGTTCGCGACGCCCTCGACGAGGACAAGATTCGCTACGAGTACCTCGACGGCAGCACCGTCGACCGGGCGGAGCGCGTCGACAACTTCCAGAACGATCCGACCATCCCGGTGTTCTTGATCAGCCTGAAGGCCGGCGGCTCCGGCCTCAACCTGACCGCCGCCGACACCGTCATCCACTTCGATCCGTGGTGGAACCCAGCGGTCGAAGACCAGGCCTCCGACCGCGCGCACCGCATCGGCCAGAAGAAGGTCGTGACCATCTACCGGCTGGTGGCGGCGGGAACCATCGAGGAGAAGATCCTGCAGCTGAAGCAGAAAAAGAAGGATCTGGTCGCCGCCGTGCTGACCGAAGACAGCGGGGGCGCCAAGAAGCTGACCAAAGAAGACATCGACGATCTGTTCAAGCTGGACTGA